The Anolis carolinensis isolate JA03-04 chromosome 2, rAnoCar3.1.pri, whole genome shotgun sequence genome contains the following window.
ACGAGCCAGATGAGAGCccgagtctcttctggtgtgggagaatcagccatctacaaagatgttgccaaggggaagccgaacacttgatgaaccaacatagtatattatttgagaacacagaaatgttggattactctgacaactaccatgtcagactacacagaaaagccattgaaatccacaagcatgtggacaatttcaacagaaaggagaaaaccatgaaattgaacacaatctggctaccagtatgaaaaaagactctaaaatcagtaaataaaaatcaacactcaaaaaatgagaattgcaggcatgaaacaatgggtcagctaacacctcccaacaaaggattcccccaggcagaaagcaggcaggctttaaaaatgaaattcagtgtcaatcaaggtggccagctgcaacattcacacttgcctcgggcagacaagagttctttctcccacccttgtcattacacagatatataaaccccacgtgcctagtttccaacagacctccattATGAAAACGGGTGCCTTTTGGGAGATTGGAATGGAGTGATTTCACCAAAGAAAGACAAACTCTCGGGGAGGGGGATgcaaagaatatactgtatatacgcaagtataagcctctcctcctttcccgtGCAGCGCACGCCTTCCTCTCCTCGGCACtcgtctttcccacttttctttattcgtatacacactgcatttcccccaaaatgtatagttaaaataaactatggtgattattggaagaatatataagcacatttacattgaagaagcttagaataataatttaatcacagttggaaagtcttaaattgcagttgtatgtaaatattcaaaaacatttaaccttctgatgcctccattaatctaattttattgctatctatttttattttgaaatgtaccagtacctgctgcatttcccaccccgtcttatacttgagtcaatagtttttcccagttttttgtgttaaattaggtgcctcggcttttactcgagtatatacagtacacaattttcagaaagacaaaatactttctctagaatggaaaagatatggatatctgccaaactcaaaacctgttcaaaagacagaactcctacccaaaactatctcagatcataatccagtgactctagtaattaaaaagaaagtaaaaaatggcccttccccatttcggcccatttcggcacatgttgcgctttgcctgggttctatgaattagactccagtgttaatattgtatgttttatgttgatttaacgattgtttttactgtaattgatgtttttattggataactgttttattgctgtgttttgatatttgattgttttatcgggcaaggccccatgtaagccgccccgagttccttcggggagatggggcgggtataaaaataaagttattattattattattattaaaaacacttagatggcagctgaatgaatcactactgcaaaaggaggacgtaattgagaatttgaaagaaaaactgaaagaatacTTGGAATTTAATTTAAATCAAGTTACAGATATTCAAACAGTATGGGATGCCAGTACAGCTTATATTAGAGGATACTTTATAAAATGCAAcactgaaatgagaaagaatagacagaaatattttcagataatttcagatgatattaaaaaaagaagaggagttaaagaaaaatcctttgaattcaaacattctaactcagataaaactcctacaaaagcaattattgtgttactagttaatgaattggaaactaaaataaagaatgcaaaaaaaaatattttgaatcagctAACAAACCAAGGAAATAGTTAGCATATACGTTGAGGAAAGAAAGCCCAAAAATGTAATTgtcaattctttatttatgtatttatttatttatgacatttctaccccgcctttctctaccctgaaggggacttactgttaagatacaacatgaggataaaatattaatagatgatatcaatattcaacaggctttaaaacattattacattaatttatataaggctgaccacatatctctacaagacattgagaataatttaattcagcgaaagatgccaaaaataaatgttcacagttcacagcctgttatgccttcagctttgctgcattgttggattttaatcggtagggttggattttattttgtgcagagTATCTTTGCGCACTGTCCCCTTTGGACCTGAGGAGGGATAGTTTGTTGTTAGGCAAGTGTTAAAGCATTTCTCACCAGGCAATGGGCTCAccctcttcccctgggtttgttacagcacgagacttgtttttcatgttccatgagatctttctctgttcaactcctgaagagaTTTTCCCCTCATTTGTCTGCAGGTAACTTCTGAAAAAGCTCTGCAAAGAATACGTTGTGAGAGCTTTGCCCAAGGAGTGCTCTAAGTCTAAAGGGACTTcaaaatacacagcaatgacaacaagaaaaaataagtagtaaaaatatatttcaagctacaaacctatgcagttaagaggaggaaataagattgtgctgaaaaaagagaggcttgggaaagcgagcagaaggctacagcaatacaaagactgtgctgctcaggaggttatatctgtgaacgcctggcataatatttgaattataaatataaaagaatggcaagtcctctacctccctatcctagatcacacacaggggagaagttacatcagtgtctggaatgtgggaaacaatttgattgCAAAAGTTCTCTTACTGTACATgaacggacccacacaggggagaagccatatgaatgtgtggaatgtggaaagagcttcagtcggagtgacaaattacgttcccatcaaaggacccacacaggggagaaaccctataaatgcatagaatgtggagaaagcttcagtcggagtgacagtctacgttcccatcaaaggacccacacaggggagaagccatataaatgcatggaatgtggagaaaacttcagtcacagtggcagtctatgttcccatcaaaggacccacacaggggagaagccctctaaatgcatggaatgtggagaaaacttcagtcacagtggcagtctacgttcccatcaaaggaagcacacaggggagaagccctataaatgcatagaatgtggagaaaatttcagtcggagtgacagtctacgttcccatcaaaggaagcacacaggggagaagccatataaatgcatagaatgtggagaaagcttcagtcaaagtggcagtctacgttcccatcaaaagacccacacaggggagaagccacataaatgcgtagaatgcggaaagagcttcagtcacagtggcaatctacgttcccatcaaaggactcacataggggagaagccatatgaatgtgtggaatgtggaaagagcttcagtcggagtgacaaattacgttcccatcaaaggacccacacaggggagaaaccctataaatgcatagaatgtggagaaagcttcagtcggagtgacagtctacgttcccatcaaaggacccacacaggggagaagccatataaatgcatggaatgtggagaaaacttcagtcacagtggcagtctacgttcccatcaaaggaagcacacaggggagaagccctataaatgcatagaatgtggagaaagcttcagtcggagttacagtctacgttcccatcaaaggaagcacacaggggagaagccatataaatgcatagaatgtggagaaagcctcagtcagagtggcagtctatgttcccatcaaaggacccacacagaggAGAAGTCACCTTAATGCACGGAATAGGAACAGAGCTTTAGAAAAAGTTCAGCATACAGTAGACATCACAGAACTCATGTACCTCTAGAGGAGACGGGCCTTTGAGTTTCCGAATCTATAAAAACacattggaaggaaagaggaaggccagcaccttgctctctctccaccatgaatcggagtttgtgtggccttggttgacggctactgggagcaggtgtcactcagaatggcagcaagcttggaAGGGGTTCACCTAACCTCCTCCGCAAAGAGACCCATCGCAGGCTTCTAGGATGATGTGTGAaggtttgctgaaatgagcagcagcagagATCTCTGGATTAAAgggttctgaaaaagaatagctctttggttgcagataacgtcgtatcttcatactcctgccttatttcttggctcttctgcattcaatggcatcaattgtttcccatgcatgtgtactgtatgtactgtgatctgtcctgagtcccttggtTGAAATTTTGGGTGCTAGCCCTGTACTTTTAacccttttctggactttgttgtatcctgaatcattgactctaaattctggactgacgtCTAGGTTTCGTATATGGACTTGGACTTTGTTTGTATCCCTGACTTTCTGGCTTGACTTTGGGACTCTAAATTCGGTTTGTACTCTTGatttcttggttgttgttttaTCAACTCAGCTGAATGAACTCCTGGCATGTGACTGTTGGGACTGTGACCTTGGTTCTTGTTAATTTTCACTCCTGACCTGTATCTGCAGTACTCAACTTGTCCGCAATAATTGGACTCTTGACCTGCACTTGTATTCATTGTTCCTTCAACTGTGTTGCTCCAATTATTTTAgctcagtggctcccaacctttttttaaactAGGGATcatttgacaagggaccactctccaaaattagtaccagaagggttataaatcagtttttggtcaactttagatttggtttggttatttggagtgatgattcagaaaattgcattggatagaccacgtcagctctcattcctgatatgccatccagttagtcgtcatctgctcgcccacagaaaaccatatttaataatcctcaggactataagagggtttcgcgagaccagtcactctcattgtaatgctgtagtaactgtgaggctgtgaaccctattttagttcttgcggaccactggtggtccatggaccccaggttgggaaccactgttttagctggactgaagactttagttttcctataaaataatatggtcttggcttgtcttgtgtttgtttaataaacctcagacTTTATACCGAGAGAGCCCTGGAACATGAGACCATCAGCCTTGCTTTGTGTGTACTTATCCCTGTGTAGAGTGAAACCCTTTCTGGATATGAGACTGTTCAATCCccacctttggcaaagggtccattaggaCACACAGTATCCCTCCCCAACTGCagagaatggaagacaaaaaatgactacaacgactgatgaagattcatgaatccGTTGAGATGGACATATTAACTACATTGATGAAGTATAGAACCGCATtgaaaggaaataagagtaaaTAGAGATACAAATCATATAGTGAGTGAGTTTTGTAAATTAGCATTTGATGTCAGttagttttgttcttattgtgcaaggtgtgtgtccttgttccctttatatttgttaaatagtcctttttaaaaaaaatgtaccaaaattattatttgtataaaatattgtttttaaataccaaaattgtaatttgtgtaaacCTAGTGGTGCCCAGGTGAGTTGAAAAAAGCATTTGTTGGCTGGGTTATTTGTCGACTGGGTTCAAGGCTCTCTggctaagggtgaactacaactcccatatgcaaatggcagtcaccccaaaccctgccagtattcagtcggccatgttgggtttgtgggccatgtttggtcgAGAACTGTAGTCGGGTGGGtttggtgctctctggatgggcatGAACCACGACTCCCATATTGCAAAGTCAAtcgccccaaaccctgccagtattcagtcctattgcaagaaagaaaactacaaatcaatCTGAAGTTACACCTCTAGCAACTCAATGcgtacatataacaataacaataataatgataataataataattttatttcttacttgcctctccttgcaATTCGAGGGAGGttacaacacaattttaaaaacacaaacattgtcaaaattcaacaaagatatatatatataaaactaactATAAAAGATCTACATTAAAATtgcctttctataaaatacatattaaagtccataaaacatcatacaaaggacacaagtttaaaatatatACCCCTCTCAAGGCCTTAAATGCTgaacctcggatgctgaaccagtgcctggccgctgtggcagactggatgaggaggaacaagctgaggatcaatcctgacaagacagaggccctcctggtcagtcgctcgtcggatcggggtattgggtggcagcctgtgctggacggggttgcactccccctgaaatcacaggtccgtagtttgggggtcctcctggactcagtgttgacgcttgaggctcaggtgtcggcggtggccgggagggcctttgcacaactcaaacctgtgcgccaactgcgaccatacctcgtgaagtctgacttgaccacggtggtgcatgccttagttacctctagactggactactgtaatgcgctctacgtggggcttcccttgaagatggctcggaaattacaactggtccaacgctcggctgccagattaataacgggggcaagttacagggagagatccactcccttgtttaaggagctccactggctgccgttcatcttccggtcccaattcaaggtgcagaccatcatctataaagccctaaacggtttgggacccacctacctccgtgaccgtatctccctccataaacctgcccgatctttacgatcatccggggaggcccttttatcaccactgtctatatcccaggcccgccttgtgagtacaagggagagggccttttctgctgtggccccccgactatggaactcactgcctactgaaagtcagatcagacttctcgaggtacggtcgcagctggcgcacaagttttagttgtgcaaaggtcctcccggccacggccgacacctgggcctcaagcgtcagccccgaatccaggaggacccccaagctgcaatggacctgcgccttcagggggagtgcgaccccgtccagcacaggttgccacccaataccccgatcagacttacgactgacctggaggacctctgtcttgtcggaattaagtctcagtttgttcaccctcatccaggccaacacagcggccaggcactgatccaatatccgaggggcttccttggagtttggtggaaaggagtagtagagttgggtgtcatccgcgtagagatggcaccgcactccaatactccggatgacctctcccagcggtttcatgtagatgttaaaaagcatgggggacagaatggaaccttgcaggaccccacaggtcaaaggccaggggtccgagcaggtgtcccccagcttcaccatctgggaacggccctccaggaaggactggagccactgcagagcggaacccccaaggcccatcccggagagacgtcccagaaggagaccatggtcgatggtctcgaaagccgctgagatgtccaagagaaccagcagggtcacactcccctgtccagctccctgcggaggtcacccaccaaggcgaccagagccgtctccaggcctgaagccagactgtgattggataagcgagtgttggataagtgagactctactgtatatggcagtcgtTATAATGAGGGAAGAGGAAACTGCCAGTCCCGTCAGACCTACATTTCAGGTTCCCAAGCGACACATTATGAAGCGGGGAAACCTCACCGAGCGGAGGCGGAGAGAGGAGGCTGCTTCCCCGACATGACCCGTCCACGCAGAGGTGCCTCCCGCTCCTTGGCCTGGCCCCCCCTTCTCCGCTTCAGCAGCCTGCCTGCGATGAGGAGCGGGCCAGGAGAGTCCGACCCAGAGGCGGGAAGGCGCCGGCGAGTCTCCCTGGAGACGGGTGACGCGGAGAGACGAGGCCGATTCCGATTGGCCGATCCCTTAGTGACCGTTAACGGCAGAAGGGCGGAGCGGGGGGCAGGGcgggggcgttcctgcccggagaccgatgacgccaGAGAGGAAGGCGGATTCTCATTGGCGGACGCTGGGcgttgagaggaaggaaagaaggggcgtgtctGTCCGCTTCTGTCTCTCCGCTTCTCTCGggccccgcccctctgtgggAATCCTGCCCGCGGCCGCCATGTTTCTTGAGGGCGGAAGTCCTGCGAGAGGCGGGGAGACTCGGGGTGGGCGGGGCCGGGCGGCGCTCTTTTCTACCAGCGCCTtcgagggaaggaaagaaggaaggaggcctttcggagagagagagagagagagaggagggggtgaGTGGGACTCTGCGCCGAGATGACGCCGCTCTGAGAGGAAGGCGGATTCTCATTGGGcgttgggaggaaaggaaagaaggggcgtgtctCTCCGCCTGCCTCTCCGTCTCGggccccgcccctctgtgggTCTCCTGCCCGCGGCCGACATGTTTCTTGAGGGCGGAAGTGCAGCGAGAGGCGGGAACACTGGGGGGGGAGGGGCCGGGCGGCGCTCTTTCctgtcagaaggaaggaaggaaagaaggaaggaggcctttcgggggggggggggggagagagagagagagagagagagagagagaggaggtgaGTGGGGGGAGGGATGGGGGGCCTCTGCCCTcaggcctccctcccttccttcctccctccctccctcccttcctcccttcctcccttccttcctccctcccttcctcccttcctcccttcctccctcccttcctccctcccttccttcctccctcccttcctccctccctccctccctcccttcctccctcccttcctccctccctcccttcctccctccctccctcccttcctccctcccttcctccctccctccctcccttcctccctcccttccttcctccctcccttcctccctcccttcctccctcccttcctccctcccttcctccctcccttcctccctccctcccttcctccctcccttcctccctcccttccttcttccctccctcccttcctccctccctcccttcctccctcccttccttcttccctccctccctccctcccttcctccctcccttccttcttccctccctccctcccttcctccctcccttcctccctcccttcctccctccctcccttcctccctcccttcctcccttcctccctccctccctcccttcctccctccctcccttcctccctcccttccttcttccctccctccctccctcccttcctccctccct
Protein-coding sequences here:
- the LOC134296934 gene encoding zinc finger and SCAN domain-containing protein 2-like; this encodes MASPLPPYPRSHTGEKLHQCLECGKQFDCKSSLTVHERTHTGEKPYECVECGKSFSRSDKLRSHQRTHTGEKPYKCIECGESFSRSDSLRSHQRTHTGEKPYKCMECGENFSHSGSLCSHQRTHTGEKPSKCMECGENFSHSGSLRSHQRKHTGEKPYKCIECGENFSRSDSLRSHQRKHTGEKPYKCIECGESFSQSGSLRSHQKTHTGEKPHKCVECGKSFSHSGNLRSHQRTHIGEKPYECVECGKSFSRSDKLRSHQRTHTGEKPYKCIECGESFSRSDSLRSHQRTHTGEKPYKCMECGENFSHSGSLRSHQRKHTGEKPYKCIECGESFSRSYSLRSHQRKHTGEKPYKCIECGESLSQSGSLCSHQRTHTEEKSP